In a single window of the Larimichthys crocea isolate SSNF chromosome XVII, L_crocea_2.0, whole genome shotgun sequence genome:
- the ube3a gene encoding ubiquitin-protein ligase E3A, with protein MNRAAAKHLIERYFRQLTEGCGNGDCTNEFCASCCDFQPLDNNSAAAKALELFKINAKLCNPHPSKKETDAAQSDSCEHENTHLDGKMSNADLFPLKEDFSDVHYLTENTVCMILSSCEEKGDYSALVRIIGRIFSNAEALMKCFRKDEPNATENHDSFKPTDADKHEKQKSEEMGASSAAASPDEGANEMFDPCEVTVDICAVRRVYDRLLNIDQVEAALVNAIIFLTPNMELDLEYLDVYETNPDYLNIFIIVLENSNLHSPEYLEVALPQFCKAMSKLPVTALARLSKLWSMYGLQHTRRMMETFQQLITFTVISNEYDSENLINDDETVVAATQCLKVAFYASLQGGIVDVEHNDEDEEDTEVDEITLHELLGEEQLYKKGPRVDPLEKELGVRSIDGIKPLIPFEDFINESVNEVVEMDKDFTFFKVNAETKFSFQSCPFILNVITKSQGLYYDNRIRMYSERRLTALYSMVQGQQPNPYLKLKVRRDHIIDDALVRLEMISMENPSDLKKQLFVEFEGEQGVDEGGVSKEFFQLVLEEIFNPDIGMFTYDDETKLFWFNSSSLENEAQYTLVGLVLGLAIYNNCILDVHFPMVVYRKLMGKKGTFLDLSDSHPVLYQSLKELLDFTGNVEEDMMLTFQISHKDLFGSPVLYDLKEQGDQIPVTKENRQEFVDLYTEYILNKSVERQFKAFKKGFLMVTNESPLKYLFRPEEVELLICGSRKLDFEALEKTTEYDGGYSKDSQIIKDFWETIHSFGEEQKRLFLQFTTGTDRAPVGGLGKLKMIIAKNGSDTDRLPTSHTCFNALLLPEYSSKEKLRERLLKAITYAKGFGML; from the exons AT GAACAGAGCGGCTGCAAAGCATCTAATTGAGCGCTACTTTCGGCAGTTAACTGAAGGCTGTGGAAATGGCGACTGCACGAATGAGTTTTGCGCATCATGTTGTGATTTTCAACCTTTGGATAACAATTCAGCAGCTGCCAAAGCGCTTGAGCTGTTTAAGATTAATGCCAAACTCTGCAATCCTCACCCGTCCAAGAAAGAAACTGACGCCGCGCAGTCAGACTCCTGTGAACACGAAAACACTCATCTTGACGGTAAGATGAGCAACGCGGACCTCTTTCCCCTCAAGGAGGATTTCTCAG atgTTCACTATCTCACAGAGAACACAGTATGTATGATCCTGAGTTCCTGCGAGGAGAAAGGGGACTACTCCGCTCTCGTCCGCATCATCGGCAGGATTTTCTCCAACGCTGAGGCCCTGATGAAGTGCTTCAGGAAGGATGAACCCAACGCTACTGAAAACCATGACTCTTTTAAACCAACCGATGCGGACAAGCACGAGAAGCAAAAGTCAGAGGAGATGGGTGcttcctctgcagctgcttcaccAGACGAGGGTGCTAACGAAATGTTCGACCCTTGTGAGGTTACGGTGGACATCTGCGCTGTGAGGAGGGTCTATGACAGACTTCTGAACATCGACCAGGTGGAGGCAGCTCTCGTAAACGCAATTATTTTCCTCACTCCGAATATGGAACTTGACCTGGAGTACCTCGATGTGTACGAAACAAACCCCGATTACCTGAATATCTTCATCATCGTGTTGGAGAACAGTAACCTCCACAGCCCAGAGTACCTGGAGGTGGCATTGCCACAGTTCTGCAAAGCGATGAGCAAACTGCCGGTGACTGCGCTCGCCAGGCTCTCAAAGCTCTGGTCCATGTACGGTCTCCAACACACCCGGCGTATGATGGAGACCTTCCAGCAGCTCATCACTTTCACAGTCATTAGCAATGAGTATGACAGTGAAAATTTGATAAATGACGATGAGACGGTGGTGGCCGCGACCCAGTGTTTAAAAGTTGCCTTCTACGCGAGTCTCCAAGGTGGCATCGTGGATGTGGAGCACAACGACGAGGACGAGGAAGACACCGAGGTAGACGAGATCACCCTGCATGAGCTGCTAGGTGAGGAGCAGCTCTATAAGAAGGGCCCCCGGGTCGATCCTCTGGAGAAAGAACTTGGTGTCAGATCTATAGACGGCATAAAACCGCTCATCCCCTTTGAGGATTTTATTAACGAGTCAGTAAACGAAGTGGTGGAGATGGACAAGGATTTCACGTTCTTCAAGGTCAACGCTGAGACCAAGTTTTCTTTCCAGAGCTGCCCCTTCATTCTCAACGTCATCACCAAGAGCCAAGGACTGTACTACGACAACAGGATCCGAATGTACAGCGAGCGACGCCTCACGGCCCTCTACAGCATGGTCCAGGGCCAGCAGCCAAACCCTTATCTTAAGCTCAAAGTACGCAGAGATCACATCATCGACGACGCCCTCGTCAGA CTGGAGATGATCTCCATGGAGAACCCGTCTGACCTGAAGAAGCAGCTGTTTGTTGAGTTTGAGGGGGAGCAAGGTGTAGACGAGGGAGGGGTTTCAAAGGAGTTCTTTCAGCTGGTGTTGGAGGAAATTTTCAACCCTGACATAG GGATGTTCACCTACGACGACGAGACAAAACTTTTTTGGTTCAATTCATCCTCACTGGAGAATGAAGCTCAGTACACTCTCGTCGGACTCGTCCTGGGGCTCGCCATTTACAACAACTGCATCCTGGACGTACATTTCCCGATGGTTGTCTACAGGAAACTCATGGGCAAGAAAGGGACCTTTTTGGACCTGTCAGACTCACATCCA GTTCTCTACCAGAGTCTGAAGGAGTTGCTTGATTTCACTGGCAACGTCGAGGAAGACATGATGCTCACCTTCCAGATATCACACAAAGACCTTTTTGGAAGTCCTGTCTTATATGACTTAAAGGAGCAGGGAGACCAGATCCCTGTTACTAAGGAGAATAGACAG GAGTTTGTGGACCTGTATACCGAGTACATACTGAACAAGAGCGTGGAGAGACAATTCAAAGCCTTCAAGAAAGGTTTCCTAATGGTCACAAATGAGTCCCCGCTGAAATATTTGTTCAGACCTGAGGAAGTGGAGCTGCTTATCTGTGGAAGCAGG AAACTCGACTTTGAAGCACTCGAGAAGACAACAGAGTACGATGGAGGTTATAGCAAAGATAGTCAAATCATCAA AGATTTCTGGGAAACGATCCACTCGTTtggagaggagcagaagagaTTGTTCCTACAGTTTACCACCGGCACAGACAGAGCGCCGGTCGGCGGTCTtggcaaattaaaaatgatcatCGCTAAGAACGGCTCcgacacagacag GTTACCGACCTCTCACACCTGCTTTAATGCGCTGCTCCTCCCAGAATACTCCTCCAAGGAAAAACTGAGGGAAAGACTCCTTAAGGCTATTACCTATGCCAAAGGATTTGGGATGCTGTGA